The Tenebrio molitor chromosome 5, icTenMoli1.1, whole genome shotgun sequence genome segment AGAttgtggaattaaaaaaagaaaagaaaaaaattatatttatttttatttgtattatttcaataattcttATAATAATGTTAGTTGCATTTCTGCTTCGTATATACcctctttaattttttcgccGTTAAGAtcagaaacaaaataaatccaaACATTATATACGCGTTTTTCTACAACTGTGAATATTTCTTCAGTCCAgttcgtttttaatttgttacgaAAAATATCAACCATATTAGACAATCTAATTCTAACACCAACTtcaaattttggttttttatttgttaatgtaATCATATATACGGTTTCTAATAACTGCctttcattttctttattaacatcttttggtttcatttTAATCGTAGTATGATAAGAATTGTTATaagattttataatttttggaaGTAACGAAAGCCAATCAAAACTGTCATATAATATTGGCTTGAATTTATTTCCTAAAGTATAGTTGAACCTCTCAACAAAGAaagctttattttttgttccagTACTATAAAGATtgatattgtatttatttaaaacgaTCCTCATATCTTTATTATAAAACTCTTTTCCTCTATCAGCATGTAAATTTTTCGGTGGATTGTGTTTATCTTTAATCGCTTGTtgtatgatttttaaaaacgcaTTAGCTACTTCTAATCCTGATTTAGTTTTTAAAGGTTCTACCCatacaaatttagaaaaggTGTCTTCAGCAACTAAAATATAGATAAATCCCTTATTgatctttttaaatttattaaaatcattcGGCTTCGTCTTCGACTCCTTTGACTTTAAGGTTTTTGATCTTAAAGTATAGCTTGGATCTTCTGATTTTCCTTTTGGTctataaaaaacataaatatctatttgcCAAGTATCATCAATACCTCTGTGTTGAAAGCGACGTGTTGGATATTTTTTCCTAGAGGgtttaaataattcaaaaattaaaatatctttaggtgatttagaaatattattttttactgatTGACAAATTCTGCAAGTTGATATTCTTCTCCAGCGtttatattttacaataaattctGGTTTTCCAGTGGatttagtttttgttttgcatattttacaataatccATTTAGTTAGCAATAAACTGAGTTCCCTTCGGCTGCGGAGTcgtattgataaaaataagaTAGAgttgataaaaacaaaatagtaCTTTCATACTATTTTGTTAATGAAGAAATCGATGATGACTGCCCCATTTGTCGTACCAAATGTGATCAACCTGTTAAAACTAAATGTAAtcatatattttgtaaaaattgtttagaTAGATGGTTATATTTGAATAATTATGGAGCAATTCGCACGAATTGTCCAACTTATTGTCGAACacgattgttatttttaattaattagacgaattttaagaatttatttatgCGCTTCTTCTGGAGGTAATTTTGTAAGTAAAATAACAGTAACCTTCCGTAACAATTCAACTTCTTCATCTCCTGTCAGagtaaattcaattttttcaccGTTTACTGTACAACAAACAGTGGAGATaccattttcatttaaattgatTACTATATTGCTTTCCATTTATACCGTGAgcggcaaaaatatggaataaattcattaaaaattaaacaaaatttttttcaaaaaaatctttggacaggtcaattttagtttataaaagtacatgttttagtaccaaagaaaattccaagtagtcatttgttttcgagttacgACGTCATCAATAGTAATTTGTGGTCTTCTGGAAGTGGAAACTGGCGCGttgtaaataatcaaaataaaatatctagagtttttatagttttttctaGAGCTGAACGAAACGATAATTTTACCAAGACAATGatgattttttataatatgaatttagaaagaataaatattaaaatcaatGGTACCTACCCAACATCCTACTTATGAATATCAAGTGAATAATGAGGATTTACAACGCTTGTATGCCGCATTCCCCtcttgtaattataaaaaagatttgGATGAAGGTACGTGCGTTAACTATAAAGATTTTTGTAACCTCTATTTAGTTGTTGCTTTTgatgtaacaaaagaaaatgatgaaaatttatttagtaaaACAAAATCATCTGAACTAGAAGTTAATTGGACATTAAAAGattatcaaaatgttaattactATATATATGCTGTCGTTGAATCTCTAAGAATTGCAAATATGAATATCATAGATGAAAAGATCTATTTGGAAATGAAGTAGACGAGATTTTACcgagtttttaattaaataaatagaatgattataatagttatttacacaattagtgggataaaagcaatattacaagatccgagtgtgaagattgcagatgacgcgggcgttagcccgagttcatctgcaATCACAcaagtttcctgtaatatgcttaagcccacgtgttatgtacaaaattttatctaagaccgccccggattcaaaaaaaaaggtaaaaagggttcattacaccactcagtggaataataacttacttatcccactgagtggggtaaagaagctcacttatcccactgagtggagtaatgaaatatgtccagtaatgaagttccttattccactcaaatgagtgggataagtgtcatttatctcacgggattagataaagtatatttatctaatcccgtgggataaatgaacacttatcccactaatttgagtggaataaggaacttcattaccggacgcatttcattactccactcagtgggataagtgagcttcattaccccactcagtgggataagtatgttattattccactgagtggtgtaatgaaactggcggaaataaataagatttacctttttttttaaattcggggcggtcttagataaaattttgtacataacacgtgggctaaagcatattacaggaaactcgtatgattacagatgaactcgggctaacgccctcgtcatctgcaatcttcacactcgaatcctgtaatattgcttttatcccactaattgtgtaaataactattattatttgatcGATAAGGCCACATTTAAATCCAAAAACTGTCAagtcaaatttatcagatttaactaatgtattcgaaatatcatcaaattcatgatagttatttacacaattagtgggataaaagcaatattacaggactcgagtgtAAGATTGctgatgacgagggcgttagcccgagttcatctgtaatcacacgagtttcctgtaatatgctttagcccacgtgttatgtacaaaattttatctaagaccgccccgaattaaaaaaaaaaaggtaaatcttatttatttgcgccagtttcattacaccactcagtggaataatgactaacttatcccactgagtggggtaatgaagctcacttatcccactgagtggagtaatgaaatgcgtccggtaatgaagttccttattccactcaaatgagtgggataagtgtcatttatcccacgggattagataaaactAATTAATCGTCTGATTCTTATAATCGCGTTTTTTATACCATAAAAACGCATGGCAAACTTTGCCAGGCGTTATTTCGTCGATAAATCCCATAAATTCGAGCAAATAAtttgtagaatttttaaaacttggtCATTTTTATACCGTTTGGGCATACACCAAATTTTCCAACTCATAtgattcttttaaataaattttatctatttttgaTATAAGTAGTTCTATAATTATCCTAATCCTCTATTATTACTATAACAGAgtaaaatctttgaaaaatgttaattttaaaatatacctttAAAACGGGggtattttcacaattttttctgcttttcagtttacccttgaaaatcGGGGTGTTTTCCTTAGAAGTAGGCAGTGTGCATAAGGGCCCTTATACTACTAGGATATGATCTTTTAAAATAAGCCTGTTGGGCAACAATCTTTGTTACTTCTTAACGTTAATCATTTCTCTATTTGGGATGGCGTCCACggattttattgcaaaatctgcctcaataaaaaaaatgaaagtaatttCTACGTTAGTAGCTTTACGAAAGATTTTTTCTTGCATCTTTCGGTTCATTACACATTGTAAAAATGGTTGACTTTGTTTAAAATTCGATTCCAAAATAGGGAAACGATTTTCGTGGTGATGTGATACCCGAAATTTTATCGCTACTGCCTGTTGGATCCTAAGTGAAAGTAAACGAGGTGcggaaataagaaaaatccTGTAGTgatacattttataatttacagAGAAAGCTATCTAAGCGCGGTTACATACCGTTTTATCTTTTATGATATGATTCTTTTTACATgtgtaattataatataaaaagtagaaaaattcTGTTTTACATTCTTTTTAATATTCCAACTTTGCAATAATTTCAACAGACGTAAAAGATCCAATTAGTTCCttgtcaacaacaacacaACGGGCGTGTTAGATGATTTCCTGTAAATAATTTGAGAGAGGCAGAcgatatatttattataaataattcgaactcacaaaaattttgacatcaaTTTCCTATATTACGTTATGTATATAATACAATGGAGAAAAAATACCACTAGTCAAAACTCTTGGCcgtaattacaaaaaatataatcccATCCTTAAACTAATCGTTTggcttttgaaattttgttccGAATTCGGCCTGCGGCGCCTAATTTTGTTCAGATCAAATTTCAGCGTAAATTTCTGAGCCTAATTCAGGAAGCAACCAATTTTCTATCAACAATTCGACATACTTTTCCTCACATCTTACACCTATTTATTAGAGTATTGACGATATAAAAGCTGCATTTACAAAGTTGTTTGTTTACACAGAACTCGTTTATGAACTACTGAGAACTAGTTGTGCTTCAGACTACTGTACTGGTATTTGAGATTGCGAGCGCCCTCTACTGACGAACACGCCACCAAAGGGAGACTCGGCTGTCGTAACGTGTACTCGTAAAAAGATAAACTGTCACATAATAATGTCTTAACTAAAATAACttacgaaaaaaatatatatatgatacatacaaaataaacatttgaCCAGATACACATGGGTTTCGCTACTATCATATGAAGATTTAACGTCACTCTgacagataaaaaaataaaatcaaagacaAACGAAAAACAGCATACCACATTTCCTAAAAAAATCCCCAACAACTCTACAGACTTTAGTAATGTTATCCGTTGGTTGGTTTTGGTAATGGACGTACTAGGTACAGTTTTTCACCTTGTTTGTTCGTATAGATCGGCGCCCTCTGGTAGTGGTCGACGAGTTGGTCTAACGTATGAAATTTTCGTTGTCCGATGCAGTACAGCGCCCCCTCGACGTGCACCCGGAAGTGCTTGTTCCTCCCCGGCGCCTTCAGGGACACCGAGTAGTCGCCCACCTGAACGAGAACACATTTTCATTCAACCGTTCGAACTTCATTTGGTTCGAATGACAGGTGACAAGTGTCAGTGCTGCCACACCCCGCTCCCAAACTCCCCAGATTTTGACAAGACGCACTTACGTTGGTCTCGCTGTCCCTTATGAGGAAGTCTCCGTCGTGGCCTCGCTGATTCAGCAAATTATCACACACGTATCGGGTGATGTTGCCGTAGTACCACGGCTTATCCACCAGATGGGGCTTCTCCACCGACACTTGCGACCTCTCCATCGGCTCCTGCTTCCGGTCGAGGTACGGCTGCGTCAGATACTCGGACAACTCTTGCAGGTAATTCCGGGGGACTAAACCTATTTGGCCTTGAGCATTTCTGGCTTTGTACCATTCGGGGTCGCTCGGTGGCCTGTCCAGGATCTCCAGTCGGTCGCCCTTCTCAAAGGACAACTCCTGGTCGTTCGTCGACGAGAAGGCGTACAAGGCGACGACGATGTCCAGCACGTTCTCGGCCATCGCGTACGTGTGGAGGGTGTCGTCAGCGTCGCCCTCTTCTTGAGTATAATTCGATGGGAACCAGCCCGCCACGTTGCCGCTCTGGCCCCGCCACCAGCCGTCGTTGCTCTTCTCCAGGATCAGGATCCTGGAGCCTTTGACCAGGGACAGTTCGTCGGGTTGCTGGGCCTGGTAGTTGTACTTGACGACGGCGGTGCCGATCGCCTCCGACGGGTCGGCGGCTTGGCGGCGCGCCATGCTGGGGGATTCCACCGTTCGGGAAGGGGAGTTGTTCGAAGGGAGGGTTTTCGAACCGGCGCCTTTCTTTACCTGCAAACGCACCCGCACATTATGCCCTGGAGGCAAAagatttccaaatttattttccgaaaaattgttttgtgacagaaaagTGCACTAGACTCAACTGACAAACTTTATCTTGTGATGGCCTGTCTgcaaatattaatatttttctatgCAAGTGTTATCGATTAGATTATTTAGATTACATAACAACGAATTAGACAAAATCAAGCGCAAATAGTAAAGAACATAATGGTAAACAGTTCCTGTTGACATTCGATAACATCCTGCGTGTACAAAAAGTACACATCTAGATCTCATTAATCCACGTTTACGCCTGATTATGACTAGAGTTTGTtattaatagaaaaattacaTCTGAAGTTGCAATCGGAGTTTTTGCAAACAAACTGGAGCCGGAACAGATTTGAAATTATGACTAGGCCGTTCTTGCAACTCTTGACGAAGAGACAAATTCTTTTTCTccgtaataaaattacaattataaaaatatttatggctAGACAATTATACTTCACACTACTTCTTGTGTGCGACCAAGTAGCCAGAAAGAAAAATACCTGAAGTTTGACGTTGCGATTATAGCTACGTTCAAGGTTTGTTTGCGAATGTATCGAATTATAAATGACATCGTTCTAATTATAAATCTAAAATTACGATTTATCGTTTGCTAAAAAACCTAaaaaaacaatgataaaataaaagaataacAATTACTCCAGTTATCAATATTATGACTCATTACGAACAGAAAATACTTCCCACAACCTAAAAAATTGCAGCTCTGATTCTACTAACTGTATTTTGATCAAATTTCAGTTAGAAAGAAAGCGACTTTTGTTGCGATTCTGATTTCGCCTAGAGTTTGCAAATATATTTCTACAAACGGAGTTATCACCAATTACTCCCAAGTTTATGATTAAGTCGTCCTTGCAACTTTTTTGTCACAATCGAAAACCTAAAGTGCTGGTTTGGCACCTTCAATTCCAGAATTCTGAAtcatcttttttttatcagatctAAGATTAGGATTGGCACGTTGGAATTAGCATTTTTGAAATACCTACCAAGCGATATTTACGTTTAAGATAGGATCTTCAAGTTTTCGCGGTAATCGACGTCGATATTTACCGAAAAGCGAGATTAATTATGGTGGAAGTCTGGAATtttgctattttattttggtttatCTGCCATTATCTCATGGTTAACTGTCGCAATAATAATCCACAAAAGATGACTCAAACAATCCATCTGCTAAACCTTGACCAAACGACTCGCAAACGGGCGTTTATCTAAACAAGTAAAACTTTTACGGCCCCGCATTTATTTCCCCATCCATTTTTAGTGCTATTAATCAAACCCAAACATACCGTTACCTTTTTCTTGATACTGTCAAAGAGGGAGGGCTTTTCCTTTTTGACATAGTTGCTTGGCACATAACCGGCTTGGTTCCTGGAGTTCTGGACCTTCCACCAGTGCTTGGAGTCGTCGAGGAGCAGATACCGCTCGTTCTTCCTGAGGTCCAGCTCTTGGGGCCCTTGTGCCGCATAgtcatacttggccacaacaTGGCAAATGTCATCTTGACCGGTCTTGCCTGCGAACACGGGAAGAGTGAGCGGGGGCCGCAAGTGACGGGGGTTAGTCTAGGGCTAGGCACTAACCATGTCTGATATTTGGTGCAGCCATCGATTGGGGGGACGATTTAGCGCCGTAATTATTCTTAGTTTGCCAAGACGGTTCTGGCATACCACGAACAGATCTGGTCTCCAACATGACCACAAGCACAACTATCTAGTGCTAGCCGACATTCATGCTTCTACAGCTACAACAATGAAATGCGATGATCCGGCGGTGTACACAACGGAAAACAAATATAACTTCATGCTAGAATTAAAATGCAATAAACGTTGCTTCGAATGAAAAACGATAGAAAGTCGAAACTTGATCTAGATCGAAGTGGCGATTCGACCGATGTGTTCTGGGAGACGGGAGCGGATCCAGGAAGTCGTCTTCCAGAGGGAAGCATACTAGGTTCACGGGGGTGGGaccaaaacaataaaaaaaaccaaaCGTGAATTGATCGCTCGGAAAACGGGACtcaccaattttcaaactgGACATATTCCTTTATTACACATCAGTATTCTGCATGAAGCACCATTCACTCGATTATCACAATAATTACATAGAAAATAACTCCCACCCTCCACTGTATTTTCAGAAGACATCACAATCGCAGGGGAGCTTTCGTTGACGGACAAGCCGCCTGGGAGCGCTCCGGTCGCGCGACCTTGACGTAAAAACCGccaaaattcgaaaaagagTTGGTTTAATAGTTGATTAACCGTGCCACGACCAAAATCggctcattttataattagcGGAAGTCGCGGGGGTGCGTCTCGGGAGCGGAAGTCGCCCAGGGGTCGACTTTTGCGTTAAATTGTCAGTTCGGTGCGGTTTGCAACCGAGCGTTGCAACCTGTGCAACCGATCAGATTCAGAGATAAAATACCAAATTACGTTGTTCCAGCCCGAAACTTTGTGATAATTTGCTTCGAATAGTTCTACTtgacgtttttcatgttgaaatcaacaaaatcaaatttccaATCGTTTTAAATACGACGACCGGCGTTTCCTCGTGTTTCCATCAGCCACTGCATTGTCAAATCAATCGAAAATGGCGGATCAAAGTTACAAGAATCGCATCcagaatttcaaaaataaaggaaaagaccAAGATGTGAGTATCGTAGAGTAGCCTCGTAGCCGAGCCGGTGTTTTTGCCGACCGAATCCCGTCGCGATTCAGCCCCCCCAGCCCACAGTCGGCGTGCACATGTCAAACTAGCCCCCTGATCCTTTTGTCGCCCCCAGGAGATGCGAAGACGGCGCAACGAGGTCACGGTGGAGTTGCGCAAGAACAAACGGGAGGAGACGTTACAGAAGCGGCGCAACGtgcccgtcgtcgactcgacCGACGAGGACGACATCGAGAAGTCCCTTTCGAGTACCAACCTAGAAGAGCTGGTGGCCCAAGCGGCCGCCGTCGACAACCCGGCGCTCCAGCTCCTCGCGGTGCAGACGGCGCGGAAGCTGCTCTCGTCGGACAGGAACCCCCCGATCGACCCTCTCATCTCCAGCGGGATCCTCCCCATCCTGGTGATGTGTCTAGAGAGGTACGACGAGCCGTCGCTCCAGTTCGAGTCGGCATGGGCCCTGACGAACATCGCCTCGGGCACGTCAGCGCAGACCAACCGGGTGGTCCAAGCGGGAGCCGTGCCCTTCTTCCTCAAGCTGCTCCACTCTTCGCAGCAGAACGTCTGCGAACAGGCCGTGTGGGCGCTGGGGAACATCATCGGCGATGGGCCGCAGTTGAGAGACTATGTTATAGAGCTAGGTGTCATTAATCCATTGCTGTCGTTCATTAAACCAGACGTACCCATCTCGTTCCTGAGGAACGTCACTTGGGTTATCGTTAATTTGTGTAGGAACAAGGACCCGCCCCCGCCCATACAGACTATTAGGGAGTTGTTACCGGCTTTGAACGCGCTTATCCATCATACAGATATCAGTGTGAGTACAAAAATGCAAACATTTTACATGTTCTAAAATCGGCGGACTCGCTCCAACGATTCACCTAACGATTTTTGTTCCCACGTAGGCGCTCTCTCTATCTAAATGACTCACAAGTCACAACCATTTTGGAATGCAGAAAGTAAAGAAAGCGGAAATTTATTAGCAATCCGACTTGGCGGGCAGTGCGTGGTGTGACGATCACGTCATCTGCGCAAGTCACTCGAGCACAGTGGAGGAATTAACACGAACGCATGAACGCGTGGACCAAGttcaattcgaatttatttaatgacaAAAGGAGTTCCAAGACTTGTCGACGAATGTTCAAACATTTTTCCTTTACCTGAATGATGTAATCACACGCTTTGATATTATCAACAACAGTTCCAGACGTGTTTGTACTATTACTTATTCTGAAATTTTTGCAGTTCTTATTCTAACAGTCTTTTATCGGTCAACGACCTTTGACATCACTTTTAAACCAGGAAGTAACGCCTTGTGTATCAAAGCCGCCAGATAAATACGTTGAtgtatttttacaaaagtTTTTCTAGTCTCGCATATCTAACTATTACAAGttttttcttgttcattttaaaCGACGAATTGCATCAAATCTTTCCATAATTGATTCGATTATGTTAGtttccgttaaaaaaaaatcgtgcactggatttaattaagttttttctGTGTTTATTCCTGGTCGCTCTTTAATGTCAAGGTCGTAAAATGTGTGCAATGAATACTCAAGAAAATGACCTGACGCAGATAGTTccttcattatttatttttttagtacAGATCCGGCATTTCTACGGTGTGAGtgatgaatttatttatttccattaTGACTTATATAGTGActtaaatattgatttaaGCGTCATTAAACCATAAAATGAATAGtatcaaattaaatgcaatgGTAGTCAaatgagaaaaatatatttggtCGTGTTTAACTAGTAATTCCTCCACTGTGTAATGACGAGGTAAATAATTCCATAATAATTGGTTTACATATGTCACATGACTGCTATATCAACAGCTAACATTACTTAAGTCCGATTTTCGTCCACTTGGTAGATTTATCCAAAAAATCAATAAGAAAACTTTGTATTTGATGAATACTGAGGGCAGTGCTTCCTTTATTTGCCGCTAGGTGGACAGTAAACCTTAAGTCACCTCATTAATATTACAACTTTTAAAGTCAAATTTAAGGTGTTAGTTTAGTCTAGAAAAGGGTGGTTTTTCCTTTCGTGGGGAttaaaagaaaactataaaacttTTTAGTCTCGATctttattaatgttttgacataatacacaattttttttccaacaaaTAAGGTTGTTGAAAAcgattacattaaaaaaaaaaaaactgccaAATGGCTGccattatttatcaaaaaaaactGCAGGAGCATAATAGAATAAATTATgttgcaaatttaaaaattacgtaatgtacttttttgttttgtttttaaaattttttgacgaGCCAACAAATTGGAAGAGAAAAATTTGTCTTCTTCTAGTAGGGTGATAGTGAGATGTGCCTTTGAAGTCAATCGATTAAGTAGCATTAGATATTTTGgcacatattttataaaaatcttGCGTTAACggagagaaaatattttttattcagtcATTTTATGTATAGTTGTGATAAGAGTTTTTATTTGGCCGTGCAGATATTAGTGGACACAGTGTGGGCATTAAGTTATCTAACCGACGGCGGCAACGAGCAGATCCAGATGGTGATAGACAGCGGCGTCGTCCCCAAGCTGATCCCCCTGCTCAGCCACAAAGAAGTGAAAGTACAGACGGCGGCGCTCCGCGCCGTGGGCAACATCGTCACCGGAACCGACGAACAAACCCAAGTCGTCCTGAACTGCGACGCGTTGTCCCACTTCCCCGCCCTCCTGTCCCACCCGAAGGAAAAAATCTGCAAGGAAGCCGTCTGGTTCCTGTCCAACATAACCGCCGGCAACCAGATGCAAGTGCAGGCGGTGATCGACGCGAATCTCCTGCCCAAGATCATCAACAACCTGTGCAAGGGCGACTTCCAGACGCAGAAGGAGGCCGCCTGGGCCATCAGCAACCTGACCATCGGCGGCAACAAGGAGCAGGTGGCGACCCTGATCCGCGAAGGCGTCATCCCCCCCTTCTGCGACCTGCTCAACTGCAAGGACGCCCAGGTGATTCAGGTCGTGCTGGACGGGATCAACAACATGCTGAAGATGGCGGGGGCGGAGGTGGAGCAGCTGTGCACGATGATCGAGGAGTGCAACGGATTGGACAAGATCGAAATTTTGCAGAATCATGACAATATCGACATTTATAAGATCGCGTACGATATCATCGAGCAGTACTTCAGCGGAGACGTGAGTTTTGGAGGTTTCGGTTTTGCACGGTTGGTAACGGTGTGTTTCAGGGCGAGGACGACCCGAACCTGGCGCCGACCGCTGCCGAGTCCGGATTCCACTTCGATCCGAACACAAACGTACCGAACGAAGGGTTCAAGTTCTGATTTATCGGTTCTGTCTTGCTCAGAGTAACTATTTTGATCTAGTGCGTTTGCTTCCTTTCCCCATTCTGTTTGTTCGGAGTTATGTACGCTCATTTTAA includes the following:
- the Kap-alpha3 gene encoding importin subunit alpha-3 gives rise to the protein MADQSYKNRIQNFKNKGKDQDEMRRRRNEVTVELRKNKREETLQKRRNVPVVDSTDEDDIEKSLSSTNLEELVAQAAAVDNPALQLLAVQTARKLLSSDRNPPIDPLISSGILPILVMCLERYDEPSLQFESAWALTNIASGTSAQTNRVVQAGAVPFFLKLLHSSQQNVCEQAVWALGNIIGDGPQLRDYVIELGVINPLLSFIKPDVPISFLRNVTWVIVNLCRNKDPPPPIQTIRELLPALNALIHHTDISILVDTVWALSYLTDGGNEQIQMVIDSGVVPKLIPLLSHKEVKVQTAALRAVGNIVTGTDEQTQVVLNCDALSHFPALLSHPKEKICKEAVWFLSNITAGNQMQVQAVIDANLLPKIINNLCKGDFQTQKEAAWAISNLTIGGNKEQVATLIREGVIPPFCDLLNCKDAQVIQVVLDGINNMLKMAGAEVEQLCTMIEECNGLDKIEILQNHDNIDIYKIAYDIIEQYFSGDGEDDPNLAPTAAESGFHFDPNTNVPNEGFKF
- the dock gene encoding SH2/SH3 adapter protein dreadlocks isoform X2 encodes the protein MLETRSVRGMPEPSWQTKNNYGAKSSPQSMAAPNIRHGKTGQDDICHVVAKYDYAAQGPQELDLRKNERYLLLDDSKHWWKVQNSRNQAGYVPSNYVKKEKPSLFDSIKKKVKKGAGSKTLPSNNSPSRTVESPSMARRQAADPSEAIGTAVVKYNYQAQQPDELSLVKGSRILILEKSNDGWWRGQSGNVAGWFPSNYTQEEGDADDTLHTYAMAENVLDIVVALYAFSSTNDQELSFEKGDRLEILDRPPSDPEWYKARNAQGQIGLVPRNYLQELSEYLTQPYLDRKQEPMERSQVSVEKPHLVDKPWYYGNITRYVCDNLLNQRGHDGDFLIRDSETNVGDYSVSLKAPGRNKHFRVHVEGALYCIGQRKFHTLDQLVDHYQRAPIYTNKQGEKLYLVRPLPKPTNG
- the dock gene encoding SH2/SH3 adapter protein dreadlocks isoform X1, with the translated sequence MLETRSVRGMPEPSWQTKNNYGAKSSPQSMAAPNIRHGKTGQDDICHVVAKYDYAAQGPQELDLRKNERYLLLDDSKHWWKVQNSRNQAGYVPSNYVKKEKPSLFDSIKKKVTVKKGAGSKTLPSNNSPSRTVESPSMARRQAADPSEAIGTAVVKYNYQAQQPDELSLVKGSRILILEKSNDGWWRGQSGNVAGWFPSNYTQEEGDADDTLHTYAMAENVLDIVVALYAFSSTNDQELSFEKGDRLEILDRPPSDPEWYKARNAQGQIGLVPRNYLQELSEYLTQPYLDRKQEPMERSQVSVEKPHLVDKPWYYGNITRYVCDNLLNQRGHDGDFLIRDSETNVGDYSVSLKAPGRNKHFRVHVEGALYCIGQRKFHTLDQLVDHYQRAPIYTNKQGEKLYLVRPLPKPTNG
- the dock gene encoding SH2/SH3 adapter protein dreadlocks isoform X3; translation: MSSLKIGKTGQDDICHVVAKYDYAAQGPQELDLRKNERYLLLDDSKHWWKVQNSRNQAGYVPSNYVKKEKPSLFDSIKKKVTVKKGAGSKTLPSNNSPSRTVESPSMARRQAADPSEAIGTAVVKYNYQAQQPDELSLVKGSRILILEKSNDGWWRGQSGNVAGWFPSNYTQEEGDADDTLHTYAMAENVLDIVVALYAFSSTNDQELSFEKGDRLEILDRPPSDPEWYKARNAQGQIGLVPRNYLQELSEYLTQPYLDRKQEPMERSQVSVEKPHLVDKPWYYGNITRYVCDNLLNQRGHDGDFLIRDSETNVGDYSVSLKAPGRNKHFRVHVEGALYCIGQRKFHTLDQLVDHYQRAPIYTNKQGEKLYLVRPLPKPTNG